One Micromonospora sp. WMMD1120 genomic region harbors:
- a CDS encoding DUF3043 domain-containing protein has protein sequence MPSLFRRKSTDLVDEAVTSVTPEETTERPRAYTPAKGRETPKRPTVGRRPAGPSRPLTKEEDRERRRRLRAEAAAEFRREGGPRDRGPERLLARNVVDSRRTVGTWFFGGALIVLIGSNAAMPAPVRLISNLLWGALALGVVVDSVLICRKIGKLVRERFPKTDQRMGSLYLYAVMRSITFRRMRAPAPQVKLGDKV, from the coding sequence GTGCCGTCGCTCTTTCGCCGCAAGTCCACCGACCTCGTCGACGAGGCCGTCACCTCGGTGACCCCCGAGGAGACCACCGAACGACCCCGGGCCTACACCCCGGCGAAGGGGCGCGAGACGCCGAAGCGGCCGACAGTGGGTCGTCGCCCGGCCGGCCCCAGCCGCCCCCTCACCAAGGAGGAGGATCGGGAGCGTCGCCGCCGACTGCGCGCCGAGGCCGCTGCGGAGTTCCGCCGTGAGGGCGGCCCCCGCGACCGTGGCCCGGAGCGGCTGTTGGCCCGCAACGTGGTCGATTCCCGGCGTACCGTCGGCACCTGGTTCTTCGGCGGCGCGCTGATCGTGCTGATCGGGTCGAACGCGGCCATGCCGGCGCCGGTCCGGCTGATCTCCAACCTGCTCTGGGGCGCGCTGGCGCTGGGTGTGGTCGTCGACTCGGTGCTGATCTGCCGCAAGATCGGCAAGCTGGTCCGGGAGCGCTTCCCGAAGACCGACCAGCGGATGGGTTCGCTCTACCTCTACGCCGTCATGCGGTCGATCACCTTCCGGCGCATGCGCGCCCCGGCCCCCCAGGTCAAGCTCGGCGACAAGGTCTGA
- a CDS encoding XRE family transcriptional regulator — translation MPPEPAAPLATIAAALRRERERVGISLAELARRAGVAKSTLSHLESGTGNPSVETLWALGVALGVPFSRLVEPVDNGVRVVRAGDGSAVRSEEADFSGTLLSAGPAHVRRDVYLIRLEPGAVRTGEGHAPRSVEHVVVAAGRLRVGPETAPVELNPGDYAMFPGDAPHHYEALARGTFAVLIMEHP, via the coding sequence ATGCCTCCGGAACCGGCCGCTCCGCTGGCCACCATCGCCGCCGCGCTGCGCCGGGAGCGGGAACGGGTCGGCATCTCGCTGGCCGAGCTGGCCCGCCGGGCCGGGGTGGCGAAGTCCACCCTCTCGCACCTGGAGTCGGGCACCGGCAACCCGAGTGTGGAGACGCTCTGGGCGTTGGGCGTCGCGCTCGGTGTGCCGTTCAGCCGGCTGGTGGAGCCCGTCGACAACGGCGTACGGGTGGTCCGCGCGGGGGACGGCTCCGCGGTCCGCTCCGAGGAGGCCGACTTCTCCGGGACACTGCTCAGCGCCGGCCCCGCGCACGTGCGCCGGGACGTCTACCTGATCAGGCTGGAACCGGGTGCGGTCCGGACCGGGGAGGGGCACGCGCCCCGCAGCGTCGAGCACGTGGTGGTCGCCGCCGGCCGACTGCGGGTGGGCCCCGAGACGGCGCCGGTCGAGCTGAACCCCGGTGACTACGCGATGTTTCCCGGCGACGCGCCGCACCACTACGAGGCGCTCGCTCGGGGCACCTTCGCCGTCCTCATCATGGAACATCCCTGA
- a CDS encoding WG repeat-containing protein, producing the protein MVEPTGEWQPQFPGQRYPGDIGVLHQPPPRGRATVTGRAEVPPLAPTRPDGTYLGRSWADEPPTDAGSQGRSWVDDEQVGAPTYGRPDSGHYDHEPYRRPLPEPPRREDRRSPESDRRTAWSDRRSADERGPAREAAWHRDSGTSDRYDGRRARQEPSERDRGYRSTPPISPAPAVEPGWMPEPDDGPRRRGPQERPAAAHERHDGYNGHDGRPTRDRDPRTVDGTDRWAAGDGRPPYRADGYPERPADDLRRPEPRYRADDAAAPSPNGARRRRPEPGLPDQPRLDDERRRPDPVPHRQQPREAAARAETYPDRRPRERGRPDAYRDSGYREDAPREDGHREPRPGQRPDGALPWPPPGPVRQDRTREPGHRPADPHRPADPHRPAEPYRPADPHRPAEPYRAAEPYRRAEPEPAPRPAARPDRPPATPSRHDERPARPAAPAPAASSRTVPARPERPVSPAPVSPAAPISPAAPGRDRPVSASPVSPAADPPVSGPPAARLRLEYLPAPVDPPRPEEQPVTPPPRYAGPNAEDRVPTEQRRGETPRPDPRRVGDPPAGDVAASRRPVSPDHQVVPPHPYAPQRAVPTADARPPVAPPPTWQVPNPPETRPAPTPASPPAPAAPPPSVPAAPAPDADPAPALPLAPGTPRRYIPPPPSDEPVAPTREPDDAPSTRGPDAWFSPAQPVGPAPDDQATDLPLDRVDESTVHDDSVAVAEPGPLPSTPPTDLHHDESRASTPLDAAEPVSAPPASPVSGVPGGWTVDPTDEVAAPEPPSTTDGLTREPLDDPRPDEWSLDAPSAASPSAEDADPLTPTVAADPAPVSAPPAPPPPVAVPVSAPPASATAPPTAAAPEPTPPAATPASAPPFATSAPLDTVPEAPDVAPLDTAPETPALAPPDADPETPALAPEAPASPSAETPVSAPPAPTPLPPAAPEPLNTAPEAPLPPSPETATSAPAHPATPVSAPPAPTPPSPATPVSTPPAPTPPSPATPVSAPPTAAPAAAAAPVSAPPAPVSAPPAPVSAPPAAAVPGPRIGGDEQNAPVSAPPEDTPPEDTPPEDTSPEDTPPVATRPSLADPGDPEQVLAAYRWRLDPVALREDLTEPDNLRAIRRRLTEKLGSAVDNRARARLLSLRAVTSRILGELDDALADGRLALTYAEATGELRRTALAQARLAHVLRWRGDFAEADLLFAQANSPELPDRLRAALHEHAGRSCYDQGRLMEACAHFEKALDLRGAGDADLLDRVRVALDAVTARASTGGFGPYPRSRDEILDRDRPPLPERDGTLWGYASTDGELVIPARYAEAQPFHDGLAWVRRPDTDHWSLINLLGTTVIPPSFPTAQPFSDGLAWVVGEGGWTAIDATGAVQVRPNFAEVRPFRRGLAAVRREGWGAVDRTGRIVVPTRFHAFVTELADGRQVDGFTDEGLAVVDVGGRRGVVDRTGAVLVPPTHPVLVIHPVAFLIGTGGRWGALDRKGLPLIDPVHRDRAEVLAEIDRLLIDANPVL; encoded by the coding sequence ATGGTCGAGCCGACCGGCGAGTGGCAGCCGCAGTTCCCCGGCCAGCGCTACCCGGGCGACATCGGCGTGCTCCACCAGCCGCCGCCCCGCGGCCGGGCGACGGTGACCGGTCGTGCCGAGGTCCCGCCGCTCGCGCCCACCCGTCCCGACGGCACCTACCTCGGCCGGTCCTGGGCCGACGAGCCGCCGACCGACGCCGGGTCGCAGGGCCGGTCCTGGGTGGACGACGAACAGGTCGGGGCGCCGACCTACGGCCGGCCCGACTCCGGCCACTACGACCACGAGCCGTACCGCCGGCCGCTACCCGAGCCGCCCCGCCGCGAGGACCGTCGTTCCCCCGAGTCGGACCGGCGTACCGCCTGGTCCGACCGTCGCTCCGCGGACGAGCGGGGGCCGGCGCGCGAGGCCGCCTGGCACCGGGACTCCGGCACCTCCGACCGGTACGACGGGCGTCGCGCACGGCAGGAGCCCAGCGAGCGGGACCGCGGTTACCGGAGCACGCCGCCGATCTCCCCCGCCCCCGCCGTTGAGCCCGGGTGGATGCCGGAACCGGACGACGGGCCACGGCGGCGCGGCCCGCAGGAGCGACCGGCCGCCGCTCACGAGCGGCACGACGGATACAACGGGCATGACGGACGACCCACGCGCGACCGCGATCCCCGGACCGTCGACGGGACCGACCGGTGGGCGGCCGGGGACGGCCGCCCACCGTACCGCGCCGACGGGTACCCGGAGCGGCCCGCCGACGACCTCCGCCGTCCGGAGCCGCGTTACCGGGCGGACGACGCCGCGGCACCGTCGCCGAACGGTGCACGACGCCGTCGTCCCGAACCGGGGTTGCCCGACCAACCCCGCCTCGACGACGAGCGGCGGCGACCCGACCCGGTTCCGCACCGGCAGCAGCCCCGCGAGGCGGCGGCCCGCGCCGAGACGTACCCGGATCGGCGGCCCCGCGAGCGGGGCCGACCGGACGCCTACCGGGACAGCGGGTACCGGGAGGACGCGCCGCGCGAGGACGGTCACCGTGAGCCCCGACCCGGCCAGCGGCCGGACGGCGCCCTGCCCTGGCCCCCGCCGGGTCCCGTGCGCCAGGACCGCACCCGGGAGCCGGGCCACCGCCCCGCCGACCCGCACCGCCCCGCCGACCCGCACCGCCCCGCCGAGCCGTACCGCCCCGCCGACCCGCACCGACCCGCCGAGCCGTACCGGGCCGCCGAGCCGTACCGCAGGGCCGAGCCGGAGCCCGCGCCGCGGCCGGCTGCCCGGCCGGACCGGCCCCCGGCCACCCCGTCGCGGCACGACGAGCGGCCGGCACGTCCGGCAGCGCCGGCACCGGCCGCGTCGAGCCGTACCGTGCCGGCTCGCCCGGAACGACCGGTGTCGCCCGCACCGGTGTCCCCCGCCGCGCCGATCTCCCCCGCCGCGCCCGGCCGGGACCGACCGGTGTCGGCCTCCCCGGTCTCACCCGCCGCCGATCCGCCGGTCTCCGGGCCACCCGCCGCTCGACTCCGGCTGGAGTACCTGCCCGCGCCGGTCGACCCACCACGCCCGGAGGAGCAGCCGGTCACCCCACCGCCTCGGTACGCCGGCCCGAACGCCGAGGACCGGGTGCCGACGGAGCAGCGGCGGGGCGAGACGCCGCGCCCCGACCCGCGTCGGGTCGGCGATCCACCGGCCGGGGACGTCGCCGCCAGCCGCCGTCCCGTCTCGCCGGACCACCAGGTCGTGCCGCCGCACCCGTACGCGCCGCAACGAGCGGTCCCGACAGCGGACGCCCGCCCGCCGGTCGCCCCGCCACCCACCTGGCAGGTACCGAACCCACCGGAGACCCGCCCCGCCCCGACGCCCGCGTCTCCTCCGGCTCCGGCTGCCCCGCCACCCTCGGTGCCGGCGGCCCCGGCACCGGACGCTGACCCCGCGCCGGCGCTGCCGCTGGCTCCCGGCACGCCACGTCGCTACATCCCTCCCCCGCCCTCGGACGAGCCGGTGGCACCCACCCGCGAGCCGGACGACGCCCCAAGCACCCGTGGTCCGGACGCGTGGTTCAGCCCCGCCCAGCCGGTCGGGCCCGCACCTGATGACCAGGCGACGGACCTGCCGCTCGACCGGGTCGACGAATCGACGGTCCACGACGACTCGGTAGCGGTTGCCGAACCGGGCCCACTGCCGTCGACACCACCAACGGACCTCCACCATGATGAGAGCCGGGCATCGACGCCGCTCGACGCCGCCGAGCCCGTCTCCGCGCCGCCGGCGAGCCCGGTCTCCGGCGTCCCGGGCGGGTGGACCGTCGACCCGACCGACGAGGTGGCGGCACCCGAGCCGCCGAGCACCACGGACGGCCTGACCCGCGAGCCACTGGATGATCCGCGCCCCGACGAGTGGTCGCTCGACGCCCCGTCGGCCGCCTCGCCGTCCGCCGAGGACGCCGACCCGCTCACCCCCACGGTCGCGGCGGACCCCGCGCCGGTATCGGCGCCACCCGCACCGCCGCCGCCCGTGGCCGTACCCGTCTCCGCGCCGCCCGCGTCCGCCACCGCACCACCGACCGCCGCCGCGCCCGAGCCAACGCCGCCAGCCGCGACACCCGCCTCCGCACCGCCGTTCGCCACCTCCGCGCCGCTCGACACCGTCCCGGAAGCGCCCGACGTCGCGCCGCTCGACACCGCCCCGGAAACGCCCGCCCTCGCCCCGCCCGACGCCGACCCGGAAACGCCCGCCCTCGCCCCGGAAGCGCCGGCGTCGCCATCCGCCGAGACACCGGTCTCCGCACCACCCGCGCCCACACCGCTGCCACCCGCCGCACCCGAGCCGCTCAACACCGCACCGGAAGCGCCGCTCCCGCCATCCCCCGAGACAGCGACCTCCGCGCCGGCGCACCCGGCCACGCCGGTGTCCGCGCCACCCGCGCCGACGCCACCCTCACCCGCCACGCCGGTGTCTACGCCACCCGCGCCGACGCCACCCTCACCCGCCACGCCGGTCTCCGCGCCACCCACAGCGGCACCGGCCGCCGCTGCCGCGCCCGTCTCCGCGCCGCCCGCACCCGTCTCCGCGCCGCCCGCGCCCGTCTCCGCGCCGCCGGCCGCTGCCGTTCCCGGGCCGAGGATCGGCGGGGACGAGCAGAACGCGCCGGTCTCCGCGCCGCCGGAGGACACCCCGCCGGAGGACACCCCGCCGGAGGACACTTCGCCGGAGGACACCCCGCCGGTGGCGACCCGGCCGTCGCTGGCCGACCCGGGTGATCCGGAGCAGGTTCTGGCCGCGTACCGCTGGCGGTTGGATCCGGTGGCCCTGCGTGAGGATCTGACCGAGCCGGACAACCTCCGGGCCATCCGACGCCGCCTGACCGAGAAGCTGGGCTCGGCGGTCGACAACCGTGCGCGCGCCCGGCTGCTGAGTCTGCGGGCGGTGACCTCCCGGATTCTCGGCGAGCTGGACGACGCGTTGGCCGACGGGCGGCTCGCGCTCACCTACGCCGAGGCGACCGGCGAGCTGCGCCGGACCGCGTTGGCCCAGGCACGGCTGGCGCACGTGCTGCGGTGGCGTGGCGACTTCGCCGAGGCGGACCTCCTCTTCGCCCAGGCCAACTCGCCGGAGTTGCCCGACCGGTTGCGGGCCGCGCTGCACGAGCACGCCGGGCGGTCGTGTTACGACCAGGGACGACTCATGGAGGCCTGCGCGCACTTCGAGAAGGCGCTCGACCTGCGTGGCGCCGGCGACGCCGACCTGCTCGACCGGGTGCGGGTGGCCCTCGACGCGGTGACCGCGCGGGCCTCGACGGGCGGCTTCGGACCGTACCCCCGTAGTCGGGACGAGATCCTCGACCGGGACCGGCCCCCGCTGCCGGAGCGGGACGGGACGCTGTGGGGTTACGCCAGCACGGACGGCGAGCTGGTCATTCCCGCCCGGTACGCCGAGGCGCAGCCGTTCCACGACGGGTTGGCCTGGGTCCGGCGGCCGGACACCGACCACTGGTCGCTGATCAATCTGCTCGGTACGACGGTGATCCCGCCGTCCTTCCCGACCGCGCAACCGTTCAGCGACGGCCTGGCCTGGGTGGTCGGCGAGGGCGGTTGGACGGCTATCGACGCGACCGGCGCGGTGCAGGTTCGGCCCAACTTCGCCGAGGTACGGCCGTTCCGTCGTGGGTTGGCGGCGGTGCGGCGGGAGGGGTGGGGTGCTGTCGATCGGACCGGCCGGATCGTGGTGCCCACCCGCTTCCACGCCTTCGTGACCGAGTTGGCCGACGGCAGGCAGGTCGACGGTTTCACCGACGAGGGCCTCGCCGTGGTGGACGTGGGCGGTCGACGCGGTGTGGTGGACCGCACCGGAGCGGTGCTGGTGCCACCGACGCATCCGGTGCTCGTCATCCACCCGGTGGCGTTCCTGATCGGCACCGGCGGCAGGTGGGGCGCGCTGGACCGCAAGGGCCTGCCGCTCATCGACCCGGTGCACCGCGACCGGGCAGAGGTGCTGGCGGAGATCGACCGGCTCCTCATCGACGCCAATCCCGTGCTCTGA
- a CDS encoding aldo/keto reductase family protein, translating into MEFRHLGRSGLLVSEISYGNWITHGSQVEEDAAFACVRAALDAGITTFDTADVYAGTRAEDVLGRALQNERREGLEIFTKVYWPTGPGRNDRGLSRKHIMESINGSLRRLRTDYVDLYQAHRYDYSTPLEETMEAFADVVHSGKAHYIGVSEWTADQLRAAHPLARELHIPLVSNQPQYSLLWRVIEAEVVPASEELGIGQIVWSPMAQGVLSGKYLPGQPPPAGSRATDEKSGANFIARFMNDDVLTRVQQLKPLAEQAGLSMAQLAVAWVLQNPNVSSAIIGASRPEQVHDNVKAAGVKLDADLLKAIDDVVAPVVERDPAKTESPAQRP; encoded by the coding sequence ATGGAATTCCGACACCTGGGCCGCTCCGGCCTGCTGGTCAGTGAGATCTCGTACGGCAACTGGATCACCCACGGTTCGCAGGTCGAGGAGGACGCCGCCTTCGCCTGCGTCCGGGCCGCGCTCGACGCGGGCATCACCACCTTCGACACCGCCGACGTGTACGCCGGCACCCGGGCCGAGGACGTGCTCGGCCGGGCGTTGCAGAACGAGCGCCGCGAGGGCCTGGAGATCTTCACGAAGGTCTACTGGCCGACCGGTCCCGGCCGCAACGACCGTGGCCTGTCCCGCAAGCACATCATGGAGTCGATCAACGGCTCGCTGCGCCGCCTACGGACCGACTACGTGGACCTCTACCAGGCCCACCGGTACGACTACAGCACCCCGCTGGAAGAGACGATGGAGGCGTTCGCCGACGTCGTGCACTCCGGCAAGGCGCACTACATCGGCGTTTCCGAGTGGACCGCCGACCAGCTCCGCGCCGCCCACCCGCTCGCCCGGGAGCTGCACATCCCGCTGGTCTCCAACCAGCCGCAGTACTCGCTGCTGTGGCGGGTCATCGAGGCCGAGGTCGTACCGGCCAGCGAGGAGCTGGGTATCGGGCAGATCGTCTGGTCGCCGATGGCCCAGGGCGTGCTCTCCGGCAAGTACCTGCCGGGTCAGCCGCCGCCGGCCGGTTCCCGCGCCACCGACGAGAAGTCCGGCGCGAACTTCATCGCCCGGTTCATGAACGACGACGTGCTCACCCGGGTGCAGCAGCTCAAGCCCCTCGCCGAGCAGGCCGGGCTGAGCATGGCCCAGCTCGCCGTGGCGTGGGTCCTGCAGAACCCGAACGTGTCGTCGGCCATCATCGGGGCGTCCCGCCCCGAGCAGGTGCACGACAACGTGAAGGCAGCCGGTGTGAAGCTCGACGCCGACCTGCTCAAGGCGATCGACGACGTCGTCGCCCCGGTGGTGGAGCGGGACCCGGCGAAGACCGAGTCCCCCGCGCAGCGTCCCTGA
- a CDS encoding site-2 protease family protein — protein MTHERPGGDGLVLGVPRAAFRPSPVFLGLVALFAVGGVLAWNGYGNARFNVFLFVVSGWLVSLCLHEYAHAVVAYRAGDRDIAHRGYLTLNPFKYTHPLLSIVLPVVVVLLGGIGLPGGAVWVDRHAIPGRLRHTLVSLAGPATNVLFTLVLVAAVRLGAGSGGPVEFWAGVALLAFLQLTASVLNLLPVPGLDGGNMIQPWLNPQWRRMYDLFAPYGFILLFALLWNPRIGGWFFDAVFWVGDLLGLPSWLYATGLDLIRFWQG, from the coding sequence ATGACCCACGAACGGCCGGGCGGCGACGGGCTGGTTCTCGGCGTGCCGAGGGCGGCGTTCCGGCCCAGCCCGGTCTTCCTCGGCCTGGTCGCCCTGTTCGCGGTCGGCGGGGTGTTGGCCTGGAACGGGTACGGCAACGCCCGCTTCAACGTCTTCCTGTTCGTGGTGTCCGGCTGGCTGGTGTCGCTCTGCCTGCACGAGTACGCCCACGCGGTGGTGGCCTACCGGGCCGGTGACCGGGACATCGCCCACCGGGGTTACCTGACGCTCAACCCGTTCAAGTACACCCACCCGCTGCTGTCGATCGTGCTGCCGGTGGTGGTGGTGCTGCTCGGCGGCATCGGCCTGCCCGGCGGCGCGGTGTGGGTGGACCGGCACGCCATCCCGGGTCGGCTGCGGCACACGTTGGTGAGCCTCGCCGGCCCGGCGACGAACGTGCTGTTCACGCTGGTGCTGGTGGCCGCCGTACGCCTGGGCGCCGGGTCGGGCGGCCCGGTGGAGTTCTGGGCGGGGGTGGCGCTGCTCGCGTTCCTCCAGCTCACCGCCAGTGTGCTGAACCTGCTGCCGGTGCCGGGCCTGGACGGCGGCAACATGATCCAGCCGTGGCTCAACCCGCAGTGGCGCAGGATGTACGACCTCTTCGCCCCGTACGGCTTCATCCTGCTCTTCGCGCTGCTGTGGAACCCCCGCATCGGCGGATGGTTCTTCGACGCGGTCTTCTGGGTGGGTGACCTGCTCGGCCTGCCCAGCTGGCTCTACGCCACCGGCCTGGACCTGATCCGCTTCTGGCAGGGCTGA
- a CDS encoding bifunctional adenosylcobinamide kinase/adenosylcobinamide-phosphate guanylyltransferase, with protein MSVDGWNTVLVLGGIRSGKSEFAESLVTDAPVVRYVATAPEGDPEDTEWATRLGAHRARRPGSWTTEETAAEPRRLADVLASAEPNETLLVDDLGGWVTVLLDPEHQPADDVATIAELAEAISGCAARVVLVSPEVGLSLVPTTPLGRAFTDALGAANRAVADACDAVVLVVAGQPVWLKSTAAGTEPAAAPAASASASDAAPVAATAPPATATALAPVVTALGDNEPTPEVQLPEVLTHTPPPAPSPDQGNSWAAPTMALPMVATGLVIQPGMELPMPDEYAGPQAVDRLATLDIPGAGLGVLDRVVGFAAATQGTTTPVAWGSVRVLLLHGDHAGGAAAGTVAGESARRAAQARAGQGVLARLAAESGASLQVVDTPASAPIEDEPALAPEQVESALRYGWRLAEQAADAGVRLLVLGACGAGTEAAAAAVLAATAGAEPPSVLGRVITDSGEIDDAAWMIRCAAVRDALHRTRRSSRGAKDILAELGGGDVAVATGVLLGATARRVPVLLDGPVGVAAGMVSRDLAGQARHWCLLADHGGHPAVRLAADVLGLTPLLDLRLDLGEGANALVALPLLRSVLALSAALPVHPSLGGDAEPDPAAGTPGPTDPGVDEPEPDFAEPEPAGPGPASTGADEQPASGWRAG; from the coding sequence ATGTCCGTAGACGGGTGGAACACGGTCCTGGTGCTCGGCGGGATCCGGTCCGGCAAGTCCGAGTTCGCCGAGTCCCTGGTCACCGACGCGCCGGTGGTCCGTTACGTCGCCACCGCGCCCGAGGGTGACCCGGAGGACACCGAGTGGGCCACCCGGCTGGGCGCGCACCGGGCCCGGCGTCCGGGCAGCTGGACGACCGAGGAGACCGCGGCGGAGCCGCGGCGGCTGGCCGACGTGCTGGCGTCCGCCGAGCCCAACGAGACGCTGCTCGTCGACGATCTGGGCGGCTGGGTGACGGTGCTGCTCGACCCGGAGCACCAACCCGCCGACGACGTGGCGACGATCGCCGAGCTGGCCGAGGCGATCAGCGGCTGCGCGGCGCGGGTGGTGCTGGTCAGCCCCGAGGTGGGGCTGTCGCTGGTGCCGACCACTCCGCTGGGGCGGGCGTTCACCGACGCGTTGGGCGCGGCCAACCGCGCGGTCGCCGACGCCTGTGACGCGGTGGTGCTCGTCGTCGCCGGCCAGCCGGTGTGGCTGAAGTCGACCGCCGCCGGGACCGAGCCGGCCGCCGCACCCGCCGCCAGCGCCAGCGCATCCGACGCCGCACCCGTGGCCGCCACCGCACCGCCCGCCACGGCCACCGCCCTCGCGCCCGTCGTCACGGCCCTGGGCGACAACGAGCCCACCCCCGAGGTGCAGCTTCCCGAGGTGCTGACCCACACGCCACCCCCCGCGCCCAGCCCTGATCAGGGCAACTCGTGGGCGGCCCCGACGATGGCGTTGCCGATGGTGGCGACCGGGCTGGTCATCCAGCCCGGCATGGAGCTGCCGATGCCGGACGAGTACGCGGGGCCGCAGGCGGTGGACCGGCTGGCCACACTGGACATCCCCGGCGCCGGGTTGGGTGTGCTCGACCGGGTGGTCGGTTTCGCCGCCGCGACCCAGGGCACCACGACCCCCGTCGCCTGGGGCTCGGTGCGGGTGCTGCTGCTGCACGGCGACCATGCCGGCGGAGCCGCCGCCGGCACCGTCGCCGGCGAGTCGGCGCGGCGCGCCGCGCAGGCCCGCGCCGGCCAGGGCGTGCTGGCGCGGCTGGCCGCCGAGAGCGGGGCCAGCCTCCAGGTGGTGGACACCCCGGCGTCCGCGCCGATCGAGGACGAGCCGGCGCTGGCGCCGGAGCAGGTGGAGTCGGCGCTGCGCTACGGCTGGCGGTTGGCCGAGCAGGCCGCCGACGCCGGCGTACGGCTGCTGGTGTTGGGCGCGTGCGGCGCTGGCACGGAGGCGGCGGCCGCGGCGGTGCTCGCGGCGACGGCGGGCGCGGAGCCGCCGTCGGTCCTGGGGCGCGTGATCACCGACTCCGGCGAGATCGACGACGCCGCGTGGATGATCCGCTGCGCCGCGGTCCGCGACGCGCTGCACCGCACCCGCCGCTCGTCGCGCGGCGCCAAGGACATCCTGGCCGAGCTGGGCGGCGGCGACGTGGCGGTGGCCACCGGCGTGCTGCTCGGCGCGACCGCCCGTCGGGTGCCGGTGCTGTTGGACGGGCCGGTCGGGGTGGCCGCCGGCATGGTGAGCCGGGACCTGGCCGGGCAGGCCCGGCACTGGTGCCTGCTGGCCGACCACGGCGGGCACCCGGCGGTGCGACTCGCCGCCGACGTGCTGGGCCTCACTCCGCTGCTCGACCTGCGGCTGGATCTCGGCGAGGGCGCGAACGCGCTCGTCGCGCTGCCGCTGCTGCGCTCGGTGTTGGCGCTCTCCGCCGCGCTGCCGGTGCACCCGTCGCTCGGCGGCGACGCGGAGCCCGACCCGGCCGCCGGCACCCCCGGGCCCACCGACCCGGGTGTCGACGAGCCGGAGCCGGACTTCGCCGAGCCGGAGCCGGCCGGTCCCGGCCCGGCCAGCACCGGGGCCGACGAGCAGCCGGCGTCCGGCTGGCGTGCCGGCTGA
- a CDS encoding adenosylcobinamide-GDP ribazoletransferase — MPAESRLLAGARLAVTTFTTLPVLAGRIDRPVAGVAMALAPAVGALLGALLGGVLLLTGAVAPPLVAAGVTVAATALLTRGLHLDGLADTVDALGSYRRGAAALEIMKKPDVGPFGVVALVVVLLVQAAALADLAGRSWPSCLAAVVAATAAGRLGVTVACRRGVPPARPDGLGALVAGTVSPAAVAVGAVAVVLLAAPAVPGRPWQGPLAVVAALAVAVPLLTHVVRRLGGITGDVLGATVEVVTTLVYLGLVLSG; from the coding sequence GTGCCGGCTGAGTCGCGGCTCCTCGCGGGAGCCCGGCTGGCGGTCACCACGTTCACCACGCTGCCGGTGCTGGCCGGTCGGATCGACCGTCCGGTCGCGGGCGTCGCGATGGCGCTCGCCCCGGCGGTCGGCGCGCTGCTCGGCGCGCTGCTCGGCGGTGTGCTGCTGCTGACCGGGGCTGTCGCTCCCCCGCTGGTGGCGGCCGGCGTGACGGTGGCCGCCACCGCGCTGCTGACCCGGGGGCTGCACCTGGACGGGTTGGCCGACACCGTGGACGCGCTCGGCTCGTACCGGCGTGGCGCGGCCGCCCTGGAGATCATGAAGAAGCCGGACGTCGGCCCGTTCGGGGTGGTGGCCCTCGTGGTCGTCCTGCTGGTGCAGGCGGCGGCGCTGGCCGACCTGGCGGGGCGCTCCTGGCCGTCGTGTCTCGCGGCGGTGGTCGCCGCGACAGCGGCCGGGCGGCTCGGCGTCACCGTGGCCTGCCGGCGGGGAGTGCCGCCGGCCCGGCCGGACGGCCTGGGGGCGCTGGTGGCCGGCACTGTCAGCCCCGCGGCGGTGGCCGTCGGCGCCGTCGCCGTCGTGCTGCTGGCGGCACCCGCCGTGCCGGGCCGTCCGTGGCAGGGGCCGCTGGCCGTCGTCGCCGCCCTCGCCGTCGCGGTCCCGCTGCTCACCCACGTGGTACGACGCCTCGGCGGGATCACCGGCGACGTCCTCGGCGCTACCGTCGAGGTCGTCACCACGCTGGTCTACCTGGGTCTGGTGCTGTCCGGCTGA